Proteins from a genomic interval of Youhaiella tibetensis:
- the bamA gene encoding outer membrane protein assembly factor BamA, with translation MIDPTKLMRGVFVALALFAAGSLPGVGGSLVGIQQVQAQSKAPLIASVLFEGNKRFSDAQLLTMVDTATRGTYSAQGVASDAESIRIAYDKAGFNNVAVTPKVENVEGGRVRVTFVVNEGDRAGIAAINFTGNNSVNGGTLKGVISTKETGLLSWLFRDDSYDEQKLAVDRDLIRLYYANHGYPDTQVTSVGEFDAARNAYFINFTINEGDRYSFGNVGIETSIPGLNTDSLKGTVKTSQGSRYSYVDLQKTVEQMALDATDQGYSFADVRPRLDRDPTGKTFNVTYLVDEGPRVYVERVNITGNQKTRDFVIRRELAFAEGDPFNRSVVLRGKRDIEALGFFKTVDISTEPGSAPDKVVININVVEQSTGEYGITAGYSTNDGLLGEISVTERNFLGRGQYVRAAIGATAGLGDGQNGGRSFDFSFTEPRFMGLKVSAGVDAYHRVVAEPTSSTSTYYGYTATGGQLRFGVPITRDLSASIFTGLEHKEFTSGAVSGGRGASQIVTDGEVKNKAWIGYTLTYNILDDQKQPTSGLIATFTQQYAGWDVNYVKSEARARYFIPLMEDSGIVGSVRGTAGIINNLDGGEVSATEAFPLGSNLVRGFEGRGVGPRLTTGEFLGATMYAGLSAEIEFPLPVFPETYGLRGAVWADAAWVDGNPGSSGTVDNDSIDQKFKSSVGASLIWNSPFGPLRGDFAYVLNKATSDRTQVFSLTLSTLL, from the coding sequence TGTGGCGCTGGCCTTGTTTGCTGCGGGCTCCCTGCCGGGAGTTGGCGGTTCGCTCGTCGGGATCCAGCAGGTCCAGGCACAATCGAAAGCTCCCCTGATTGCGTCGGTGCTCTTTGAGGGCAACAAGCGATTCTCCGATGCGCAGCTGTTGACCATGGTCGATACCGCCACCCGCGGTACCTATTCGGCCCAGGGCGTAGCTTCCGACGCCGAGAGCATCCGCATCGCCTACGACAAGGCGGGCTTCAACAATGTCGCCGTCACCCCCAAGGTGGAAAACGTCGAAGGTGGTCGCGTCCGCGTGACCTTCGTCGTCAATGAAGGCGATCGCGCGGGCATCGCTGCGATCAACTTCACAGGCAACAATTCGGTTAATGGCGGCACGCTCAAGGGCGTGATCTCCACCAAGGAAACCGGCCTGCTCAGCTGGCTGTTCCGCGATGACAGCTATGACGAACAGAAGCTGGCCGTCGATCGCGACCTGATCCGTCTCTACTACGCCAACCACGGCTACCCGGACACCCAGGTTACCTCGGTCGGCGAGTTCGATGCGGCCCGTAACGCCTACTTCATCAATTTCACGATCAACGAAGGCGACCGCTATTCGTTCGGCAATGTCGGCATCGAGACCAGCATTCCGGGCCTCAACACGGATTCGCTCAAGGGTACGGTCAAGACCTCCCAGGGCAGCCGCTATTCGTATGTCGATCTCCAGAAGACGGTCGAGCAGATGGCTCTGGATGCGACCGATCAGGGCTACTCCTTCGCCGACGTGCGTCCGCGTCTCGATCGCGACCCGACCGGCAAGACTTTCAACGTCACCTACCTCGTCGACGAAGGCCCGCGCGTCTATGTCGAGCGCGTCAACATCACCGGTAACCAGAAGACCCGCGATTTCGTGATCCGTCGCGAGCTGGCCTTCGCCGAAGGCGACCCCTTCAACCGTTCCGTGGTTCTGCGTGGCAAGCGTGACATCGAAGCGCTCGGCTTCTTCAAGACCGTTGATATCAGCACCGAGCCGGGCAGCGCTCCCGATAAGGTCGTGATCAACATCAACGTCGTCGAGCAGTCGACCGGTGAGTACGGCATCACTGCCGGTTACTCGACCAACGATGGTCTGCTGGGCGAAATCTCGGTGACCGAACGCAACTTCCTCGGTCGTGGTCAGTATGTCCGTGCCGCCATCGGCGCCACCGCCGGTCTCGGCGACGGCCAGAACGGGGGGCGCAGCTTCGACTTCTCGTTCACAGAGCCGCGTTTCATGGGCCTTAAGGTTTCGGCCGGCGTGGATGCCTATCACCGCGTGGTTGCTGAACCGACCAGCTCGACCTCGACCTACTACGGCTACACGGCCACCGGCGGCCAGCTCCGCTTCGGCGTGCCGATCACCCGTGACCTGTCGGCGTCGATCTTCACCGGCCTTGAGCACAAGGAATTTACGTCGGGTGCGGTGTCCGGTGGCCGTGGTGCCTCGCAAATCGTCACCGACGGCGAGGTCAAGAACAAGGCCTGGATCGGTTACACGCTCACCTACAACATCCTGGATGACCAGAAGCAGCCGACCAGCGGTCTGATCGCCACCTTCACCCAGCAATATGCTGGCTGGGATGTGAACTACGTGAAGTCCGAGGCTCGCGCCCGTTACTTCATCCCGCTGATGGAAGACAGTGGCATCGTCGGTAGCGTTCGCGGTACCGCCGGTATCATCAACAACCTCGACGGTGGCGAAGTGTCTGCGACCGAAGCCTTCCCGCTCGGTTCCAACCTGGTTCGTGGCTTCGAAGGCCGCGGCGTGGGTCCGCGCCTGACGACCGGCGAATTCCTGGGCGCCACGATGTACGCTGGCCTGTCGGCTGAAATCGAGTTCCCGCTGCCGGTCTTCCCGGAGACCTATGGCCTGCGCGGCGCCGTCTGGGCTGACGCTGCCTGGGTCGATGGCAACCCTGGCTCGAGCGGCACGGTCGATAACGACAGCATCGATCAGAAGTTCAAGAGCTCGGTTGGCGCCTCGCTCATCTGGAACTCGCCGTTCGGTCCGCTGCGTGGAGACTTCGCGTACGTCCTGAACAAGGCCACCAGCGATCGCACACAGGTGTTCTCGCTCACGCTCTCGACCTTGCTCTAA
- the lpxD gene encoding UDP-3-O-(3-hydroxymyristoyl)glucosamine N-acyltransferase: MVDTRFHASSGPATLSQLLAAAGRAVEASGSTDLLITGADELHIAGSGDLALAAHNDYADDLKGTLAGAVVVAPALRELVPATAIALVSDHAHDVFADMLDWLYPHDTRSVLKASLERSPPVLEENVVIGQNVSIGPNVEIGRNTVIGANTVIGAGVTIGRDCVIASNVSIDCAYLGNKVVIHPGARLGTEGFGWLGLARSNRKVPQLGRVVIQDNVEIGANTTIDRGALGDTVIGEGTKIDNLVQIGHNCRIGRYCLIAAMSGLSGSTIVEDGVLLGGGVGTSGHLTIGAGSMVHGRAAVTKDWPAGSKLAGAPAQDIRDFWREIAVVRRLTKGEKR, from the coding sequence ATGGTCGATACACGATTTCATGCGTCCTCAGGCCCAGCGACGCTCAGCCAACTTCTCGCTGCTGCGGGCCGCGCCGTCGAAGCTTCGGGCTCGACCGACCTGCTGATCACCGGAGCTGACGAACTCCACATCGCCGGCTCAGGTGACCTGGCCCTTGCGGCCCACAATGACTATGCCGACGACCTCAAGGGAACTCTGGCAGGCGCGGTCGTGGTGGCCCCTGCGTTGCGCGAACTGGTGCCGGCGACGGCCATTGCCCTGGTCAGCGACCACGCGCACGACGTCTTTGCGGATATGCTCGATTGGCTCTATCCGCATGATACGCGCTCCGTGCTCAAGGCCAGCCTCGAGCGCTCGCCCCCGGTCCTCGAGGAGAACGTGGTGATCGGGCAGAATGTCTCGATCGGCCCCAATGTCGAGATCGGCCGCAATACCGTGATCGGCGCCAATACCGTAATCGGGGCAGGGGTGACCATCGGACGCGACTGCGTGATCGCGTCCAACGTCAGTATCGACTGCGCCTATCTGGGCAACAAGGTGGTGATCCACCCTGGCGCGCGACTGGGCACCGAAGGGTTTGGCTGGCTCGGGCTTGCCCGTTCCAACCGCAAGGTGCCTCAGCTCGGCAGGGTCGTGATCCAGGACAATGTCGAGATTGGCGCCAACACCACGATCGACCGCGGCGCTTTGGGCGACACGGTGATTGGTGAAGGAACCAAGATCGATAATCTCGTCCAGATCGGACACAATTGCCGAATCGGGCGTTATTGTCTGATTGCGGCCATGAGCGGCCTCTCGGGTTCAACCATCGTGGAGGACGGTGTTCTGCTAGGCGGCGGGGTTGGCACGTCCGGCCACCTGACCATCGGAGCCGGTTCCATGGTGCATGGCAGGGCTGCGGTCACCAAGGACTGGCCGGCGGGCTCCAAGCTTGCAGGCGCTCCCGCGCAGGATATAAGGGACTTCTGGCGCGAAATCGCCGTC